Proteins encoded by one window of Apium graveolens cultivar Ventura unplaced genomic scaffold, ASM990537v1 ctg4827, whole genome shotgun sequence:
- the LOC141702274 gene encoding putative alkaline/neutral invertase B, with amino-acid sequence MSSHSVDENPTECVKSVDASCSVSENDAYDFSRLPDRPRNLNMDRDRQRSFDERSLDLPCFSPPMSSRADNISRIDHFESLPFSPALRSGFDTPRSQFGHEGYPMMTEAWDALRRTMVYFRGKPVGTIAALDSSEEKVNYDQVFVRDFVPSALAFLMNGEPEIVKNFLLKTLRLQSWEKKIDRFQLGEGVMPASFKVMHDPVKNTETLIADFGESAIGRVAPVDSGFWWIILLRAYTKSTGDTSLADKPECQKGMRLILSLCLSEGFDTFPTLLCADGCCMIDRRMGVYGYPIEIQALFFLALRCALILLKQDAEGKEFVERIVKRLHALSYHMRNYFWLDFKQLNDIYRYKTEEYSHTAVNKFNVIPDSLPEWIFDFMPTHGGYFIGNVGPSKMDFRWFCLGNCVAILASLATPEQSNAIMDLIESRWEELVGEMPLKVCYPAIESHEWRIVTGCDPKNTRWSYHNGGSWPVLLWLLTAACIKTGRPHIAKRAIELIELRLCRDNWPEYYDGKVGRYIGKQARKQQTWSIAGYLVSRMMLEDPSHLGMIALEEDKQMRPPLRRSASWTF; translated from the exons ATGTCTTCTCATTCAGTTGATGAGAATCCAACCGAGTGTGTAAAAAGTGTAGACGCATCATGCAGTGTGTCTGAGAATGATGCGTATGATTTCTCAAGGCTTCCTGACAGGCCAAGGAATTTAAATATGGACAGGGATAGGCAACGATCATTTGATGAGAGATCGCTTGACTTGCCTTGCTTTTCACCTCCTATGTCATCCAGAGCAGACAACATTTCTAGAATTGACCACTTCGAGAGCTTACCATTTTCTCCTGCACTAAGGTCGGGCTTTGATACTCCTAGGTCACAGTTTGGGCATGAGGGGTATCCGATGATGACAGAGGCTTGGGATGCATTGAGGCGTACAATGGTCTACTTTCGGGGAAAACCAGTTGGGACTATTGCAGCACTGGATAGTTCTGAAGAGAAAGTCAACTATGATCAG GTTTTCGTCAGAGACTTTGTCCCAAGTGCATTAGCATTTTTAATGAATGGGGAGCCTGAGATTGTCAAGAATTTCCTTCTGAAGACTCTTCGCCTCCAGTCATGGGAGAAAAAGATTGATCGTTTCCAGCTTGGGGAGGGTGTAATGCCCGCTAGTTTTAAAGTAATGCATGATCCTGTCAAGAACACTGAGACTTTAATCGCTGATTTTGGTGAGAGTGCAATTGGAAGAGTAGCACCTGTTGATTCTGGATTTTGGTGGATTATATTACTCCGAGCATACACAAAGTCCACAGGAGATACTTCCTTGGCTGATAAGCCTGAGTGCCAGAAGGGTATGCGCTTGATACTAAGTTTATGCCTTTCAGAGGGGTTTGACACATTCCCAACTCTTCTCTGTGCGGATGGATGCTGTATGATTGATAGGAGAATG GGTGTATATGGTTACCCAATTGAAATACAGGCACTTTTCTTTCTGGCCTTGAGATGTGCTCTGATTTTACTGAAGCAAGATGCCGAGGGGAAGGAGTTTGTAGAACGAATAGTTAAGCGTCTTCATGCGCTGAGCTATCACATGAGAAATTACTTTTGGTTGGATTTCAAGCAGCTGAACGATATCTATAGGTATAAAACAGAAGAATATTCACATACTGCAGTCAACAAGTTCAATGTGATTCCAGATTCTCTTCCagaatggatctttgattttatGCCAACCCATGGCGGTTACTTCATTGGAAATGTTGGTCCTTCCAAAATGGATTTCCGTTGGTTTTGCTTGGGCAATTGTGTTGCAATTTTAGCTTCCTTGGCAACTCCTGAACAGTCAAACGCAATCATGGATCTCATAGAATCACGCTGGGAGGAGTTGGTTGGAGAAATGCCTTTGAAGGTTTGTTATCCTGCCATAGAAAGTCATGAGTGGAGGATTGTAACAGGATGTGACCCAAAGAATACGAGATGGAGTTATCACAATGGCGGTTCTTGGCCAG TGCTTTTATGGCTCCTAACAGCTGCATGTATCAAGACTGGTCGTCCTCATATTGCAAAACGTGCTATTGAACTCATTGAGCTCAGGCTGTGCAGAGACAACTGGCCAGAATATTATGATGGGAAGGTTGGCCGATATATTGGAAAACAAGCACGCAAGCAACAGACCTGGTCCATTGCTGGTTACTTGGTATCAAGGATGATGTTGGAAGATCCTTCTCATTTGGGTATGATAGCTCTAGAGGAAGACAAACAGATGAGGCCACCACTGAGAAGATCTGCTTCATGGACTTTCTGA
- the LOC141702264 gene encoding uncharacterized protein LOC141702264 — translation MSHKRSRASQAIQVFSLNPMPYPVLLILAVLFIFLGIQWFVSYESMVESAEETMGWLLIATPVVLVFAVKWLSSIDNPESFFGWDQRRCRRNYADPSSDGSSPWGVAAMIVLVLLLLQYQSSFLETWFV, via the coding sequence ATGTCTCACAAAAGAAGCAGAGCTTCACAAGCAATACAAGTGTTTTCACTTAATCCTATGCCATATCCAGTTCTTTTAATCTTAGCTGTGCTATTTATCTTTCTTGGTATTCAATGGTTTGTTTCATATGAGTCTATGGTTGAAAGTGCTGAAGAAACCATGGGATGGTTACTGATTGCCACCCCTGTAGTTCTGGTATTTGCTGTCAAATGGTTATCATCTATTGACAATCCTGAGAGCTTTTTCGGGTGGGATCAGCGTAGATGCAGGAGGAACTACGCTGATCCTTCGTCTGATGGAAGCTCGCCATGGGGCGTGGCTGCGATGATCGTGTTGGTGCTTCTGCTGTTGCAGTATCAGTCTAGTTTTCTTGAAACTTGGTTTGTTTGA
- the LOC141702251 gene encoding triosephosphate isomerase, chloroplastic, translating to MAFVSTSSALTGPISPPPSLSPPSKLNSLSLSTTQSFFHNVNSHLNRLSSSSTPSRGVVAMAGSGKFFVGGNWKCNGTKDSISKLVSDLNSSTLEADVDVVVSPPFVYIDQVKNSLTDKIDIAAQNSWIGKGGAFTGEISIEQLKDIGCKWVILGHSERRHVIGEDDQFIGKKAAYALSQDVGVIACIGELLQEREEGKTFDVCFRQMKAFADAVPSWDNVVVAYEPVWAIGTGKVASPQQAQEVHKVVRDWLSKNVSAEVASKTRIIYGGSVNGGNCAELAKEEDIDGFLVGGASLKGPEFATIINSVTSKQVVA from the exons ATGGCATTTGTGTCTACATCTTCTGCTCTCACTGGTCCCATTTCACCACCACCTTCTCTCTCCCCTCCATCAAAACTcaactctctttctctctctacaACCCAGTCTTTTTTTCACAATGTTAACTCTCATCTCAATCGCCTCTCCTCTTCTTCTACTCCCTCTAGAGGTGTTGTAGCTATGGCTGGCTCTGGAAAG TTCTTTGTCGGTGGCAATTGGAAGTGT AATGGGACCAAAGACTCTATCAGCAAGCTTGTCTCAGACTTAAACAGTTCAACGTTGGAAGCTGATGTTG ATGTTGTAGTATCGCCTCCTTTTGTGTATATTGATCAAGTAAAGAACTCTTTAACTGACAAGATTGACATAGCTGCTCAGAATTCTTGGATTGGAAAAGGTGGAGCATTTACTGGGGAAATCAG CATTgagcaattaaaagatataggATGCAAGTGGGTAATACTTGGGCACTCTGAGCGAAGACATGTGATTGGTGAAGATGATCAA TTTATAGGAAAGAAGGCTGCATATGCCTTGAGTCAGGATGTTGGTGTGATTGCTTGTATTGGTGAATTGTTACAAGAGAGAGAAGAAGGAAAGACATTTGATGTTTGCTTTAGGCAAATGAAAGCCTTTGCAG ATGCTGTTCCTAGTTGGGATAATGTTGTCGTTGCGTATGAACCTGTATGGGCAATTGGAACCGGTAAAGTTGCCTCACCACAGCAAGCTCAGGAAGTACATAAAGTTGTTCGTGATTGGCTCAGTAAGAATGTTTCAGCAGAGGTTGCTTCTAAGACACGAATAATATATGGAG GATCTGTAAATGGGGGAAACTGTGCCGAACTGGCCAAAGAGGAAGATATCGATGGATTTCTTGTAGGTGGTGCTTCGTTGAAG GGCCCTGAATTCGCAACAATTATCAATTCCGTAACATCAAAGCAGGTGGTTGCTTGA
- the LOC141702265 gene encoding uncharacterized protein LOC141702265 — MVKKNTKIDVREVHLKLLDDLVGVNSLLTIAVFVGLSMATPGIKSLDSREECHAGPGEAKMLILYEVIAFSCFLLSSIVAKVLKLHLYLDGVGYVFTNPSFDLKELMLALSACASVAGIVSLSLSIVNIIQVRIGLLSCGCSESRVAVLCLGIIVGFALAIYVVSMGIAIFASFKSDAMSHTEEPSTEVGA, encoded by the coding sequence ATGGTTAAGAAGAATACCAAAATTGATGTCCGAGAAGTTCATCTGAAGTTGCTTGATGATCTTGTTGGTGTAAATTCTCTGTTGACGATAGCGGTGTTTGTGGGCTTATCCATGGCTACGCCAGGCATAAAAAGCCTTGATTCGAGAGAGGAGTGTCATGCTGGTCCAGGAGAAGCAAAAATGCTGATTTTGTATGAAGTTATAGCGTTTTCTTGCTTCCTGTTGTCGAGCATTGTTGCCAAGGTACTTAAGCTTCATCTTTACCTCGACGGGGTAGGTTATGTCTTCACAAACCCGAGTTTTGATTTGAAAGAGTTGATGTTGGCATTATCAGCATGCGCATCAGTTGCTGGGATAGTTTCGTTGTCTCTCTCGATTGTCAACATAATTCAAGTTAGAATCGGATTGCTGTCGTGTGGGTGTAGCGAATCAAGGGTTGCAGTGTTGTGCCTTGGTATAATTGTTGGTTTTGCTCTGGCTATCTATGTTGTATCAATGGGTATAGCCATTTTTGCTTCCTTCAAAAGTGATGCAATGTCCCATACTGAGGAGCCGAGTACTGAAGTTGGAGCATGA